From the Lycorma delicatula isolate Av1 chromosome 4, ASM4794821v1, whole genome shotgun sequence genome, the window tttttaaattattttaatatcctaAATCACTTCCCGAagatttgtgtgtgtatgtgtgtgcgcgcgcgcttttatatatatatatatatatatatatacacatcagtgattcacgaagaatgtaagaaattttcaggtcgttttatttttccaatttttcaggttagaATTAAACCACTAAAtaatgtgtgagtgtgtgtgtgtgtgtgtgtgtgtgtgtgtgtgtgtgtgtgtgtgtgtgtgtgtgtgtgtgtgtgtgtgtgtgtgtgtgcgtgcgcacgCGTCACTGTATTCTTTTAAGTCATCAGTCAATTGACTGGCTTGATGCTATTCCCAATTCTTTCTGTTCTTCTGAAGTAATCTTTTAACTTCAACATATTCATTACATCCTTATCCTATTTGTCTGTTTCATATATTTCAATCCTTTGCTTTCCTGGACAGTTTATACTAAACACATCCCACCATCTACAAATTAGCTAAATCTGGAtgtctagtatatatatatatatatatatatatatatatatatatatatatatatatatatactagacatatatatatgtataatagatAAACCTAGTTTATCTATTTAGAAGATTCAGGAACAAATATCTCTCCCCtccgattcattctttttaaggCTACTTTATATCAAATTtgattaatctatatatttttcaacattaccttgtagcattatattttaaatactatacttcttttcctttctttttattgctattttatgtCGTatgtttttacaacaataaaagaaGGCTACCATTCTTCACagatgtttttaaacaaattttataattcttaaacttATATTTGAAACTAATATATTTCTTAACTGCATGAAAGCTCTTTGCTTGTGATAATCTACTTCTGCTGACTGCTTTACTTATCcgttctttgtaattttactatttaaattacaacattttctAATCTCTGTAAACATTGTGTTCTCTAATCTTAatactttatttcttattatcaaccattttattatatttaattatgtttacctTTCACTAATTTACTTTGGAGAGTCAATTTTTCTCTTAGGAATAAAtcaatgttattcatttttttttctttcctggcatcatagctctagagctatgaacCCCAAAATACCAACAAAATTGAGGGGTAATGTTCGTaagtacgtgtgttggcgtgtttgaaacttaataattttctacTGGATAAACcgtttttgatgaatttttgtaAAGGGATTCTTGTATACAgggcaattttttggtaacattttggggccaattttctcaaaattttgcaaacataaccctactttatattaatccAGAACATgagtgcatgcttatcttaccatttttaaaaaaatatctcgcctcaaaattttccctttctcaaaaatcgtaaaaactatctttttatttatagcatactttttagctgaatttttttaagtcttcttAGGTATATTAGTAGTGCAGGTGACCAAAAACAAACAACACTTTGGGGGCAATACCGTGGGGGAGccgataaatgttaaaaaatatcgattttgtgtatttttcaaaacctttctcatttatttagacttataataataatattacgcgATCTTCTTCCttgctttattaatatacataatgactagtattacatatataattcctGTTGTGAGACAAAAGTCTCCAGGGTAAGcagtaaaacagtaaaatgtCAATTCAATTTGGTCTCATTGAATGGAGTGTCATTCTGGAGTTCATCTACCGTCCCTCTCTTGCTGGGTCAAGCCATGCTTCAATCGTCATCTTCCAACTGCCTACACCAACTCTTCTTCGGTCTTCCTCGTTTCTTGACTGGCGGGATATCAAGAgccattaactttttttgtagcaCTTTAAGGGTGCTGAGAATCAACCCTTTCGAACCAATCGTTTCGGTCTCGAGAGAATTTCTCCGCCGCTGACTCTTTTATTTGAAGGGAGCCACGTATTCGTTCGCTTCTGATGCGGTCCAACTTAGTCACACCAAGAGACATTCTACACATTTTCATCTCTGCGGTCGTGAGATCTTGTCCAAACTGCTCGTATCGTGTCCAACGCTTTGCTCCATATGTAAGTGCGGGTCTAATCACTGTAGTATACATTCGGCCCTTAAGTTTTGGAGGCACACGCTTGCCGCAAAGAACAGTCGAAATCTGCTGCCACTTCAACCATGCCACGGTGATTCGATGATTCACATCTTGCTCACAGCCGCCTCTTTGATTCAATATAGAACCAAGATACTTAAAACTTGTACACTTCGGCATAACTCGACCGTTGAGCATAATGTCAGGCGATGTTGCTTGTGCGTCGCTGAATGGCAAGAACATATATTCCGGTTTGGATTCACTGATCTTCAGACCGTGGCTTTCAAGTGCACATTTCCAGCGACTGAAAACATCTTGTAGCACCGCAACACTTTCACTCGCGAGACCCACATCGTCAGCAAAAAGTACGCTCAGCAGCAATTCATCCATGATGTGTGATgtcagataattaaaaacaatgttaaagaGCAGTGGGCTCAGCACGCTGCCTTGGTGTACCCCCATGTTCACATGAAAAACCGTTGATGTTCCTGTCATGCATCTCACCCTTGTGGTCGCATCGCGATACATGTCCACAATGATTTCAACATATCGTTCTGGAACACCGTGACTTCTCAATGCCGTCCATATCAAATATCGTCTATGAATATCATATGCAAATTCCTAGCAGCGTCTCTAAACCTTTCCACCAGTATACGCATAGCTTGAATTGCATCCACTGTTGATCTGCCAGGCACGAAACCACATTGATTAACGTGAATTTTTGACAGTACAGTTTTCATCAGGCGGTTGTTAATGACTCTTTCCCAAAGCTTCATAGTGTGCGACAGTAGTTTTATACCTCTGTAATGGCCGCATTTTCTGAGGTCTCCTTTGTTTTTGAAGAACGGCAAGAGGAAGCTCTGACAAAAAGCCGCAGTCATTGAACttcggtttttaattttgttgatcaaAATACAGAGAAAGAGGATGCCGATCGCTCCAACAGACTTCGACAGCTCTGTGGGCACTTCGTCCGGTCCCTCTGCTTTAcctcttttcatttctttcagtGCAGCTTCGACCTCCAATTTGGTTATGTTTTCCACTTCTTCGCCTAAGACGGGTTCACAGGATGGGTATTCGGTTCGTGGGAACTCCTCGTTCAACAGATTATCAAAGTAGTCTCTCATAATATTACGATAGTCATCGTAATTCACTTCCCCGtcctcaaaaaagaaatcttaaacaacttttattcgtcgtacatttttcagtggatttctttttatttttttcatttaacagtaaacgtagaaaaataaaaaaagaaatattaaaaggtgattttgaaggtggggaagcagaaaaaaaataataataccgattctttttttattaaaaactctttttttgtttatttaaacatatagttattgataattttacaataaaacttctaTCATTAATTACCCCCATCTCACAAGAgaaatcttaagtaatttttttcatgtataactattttttcactttataataataaataataaatgccaggaaagtattgtaactctttttcagtattttttttaaatttatgttcagtttctgccaaaaaaaaacaatgttatagATGTCCACTTGATCAGTTTCAGTTTAAGTATACAAAGGtcgtacaaaataaattaaaacaattatgtagCCAGAGCATCTCGCGTAGTTGAGGTGAATCATTTTAGGCtatattgtttcaataaaaattatttttgacaaacGCACATATTTTGCGTAGTTTAAACATCAACGATTATTAcgttaagatataaattataaatatacaaaataaatatataaatgacgaATAATACTTTcacgaatatataaatatttttaataaacgtacacatcaatgtaagtataaaataaatgcagTCCATGATCCGGTTAAAGAAAACAAAGGGATAAATAGAACATTCTTTGTGTTGTGGtgttaaactatttttgtttctAGACGTCGATGTTAAAAGGGGAGTATTACCGGTTAAAGTGTAGATGGATATGTGTGTCCTTGTAAACTGTTTTTGAACATAAGAAAGGAAGAAAcgaataagaaaaagagaagaatataataaaacgGGATAAAgtaaagaaggaataaaaaagaagCTCCTCTTATTTAAGTCGACAGAAATAACTTCTGGAGTCAAACGTAAAAAGAAAACAGTAGGAATATGGCAGTCAACGTTCAACATGGAACACCCTACTGCTACAACGACATTATAGAGTTAGAGGCTGCGAGGACCGAACGAAAACGAAAACTAAAACCAAGAGTGTGCGCAAGTTTAATATTCTTGAACACTGTTaacaaaaggagaaaaaatactcgttactatatatataatcaagGATGTCCTGCGTCTAGACGAAACAGAATTGATGAGGTTTCTAAGGAACCGTTTCTCCCATCACTCTGAACAACGTTTACTCGTAAACTAAATGTATCggaagaaaatattacatttatacgtATACATCAAGATACAGCCTAGTCGTTAAGTACTGAAGTAGTTTTAAcgagtaaaatacatttatattattaatataaattaaataaatattctataccACTGCACTATGAAAGTCGAGAACAGAATTTTAAGTTcacattttcagtatttattttttcttttgctaagGTTTCTAGGAACAGTAGGCAATTAGTACAatgacagaataatttttaagttaatatgatataaatatttatttttttaataagtcatcAGTCGGCTGATCGGTTTTTGGAGGCATATCCTCCACTCCTGTTTGTGACTACTTTAAATCTCTCATATTTACTACAACTTACATCCttaattatctgtttcatatattccaatctttatcttcctttacaatttttatctgacgtatatatatatatatatatatatatatatatatatatataaagaaggaTGATGTTTGTGCTTCCGTTTGTCTTTTATACagattgataattttattccGATCGTGATGAAATTCTCCACACTAAGAGTTCCAGACAAGAAAAACCCCCACCCAGCTTTTCAATCCCTTTAAGCAAACGTTTAAGCGTAGCTTTTCAGTTTTTCACAAATATCACGAAAATGGTGAAGAAATCGACAAAAATGGAAGTAGTTTTCTGAAAGcccataaaattttctacaaaatgcaATTTGTTCAGCTCTGATAATAGTCAGTTCAGAGGTTATTAAGGATCAAATTTGAAAATTGGTGCACAACTGTTACCCCGTTATGAGTGTTCTTTACGCCCCCACCCCACAAACGTTGTGTTTTTAACCCGTTGTGAGTGTGAGTCACCATTTCATCTGCTACCTCCTTCTCAGGGTTAAgactatcgcatgaaaattaacatttaaaaacttgtacaattcagtttttaatttgcgATATCAGAATTGGACACTTATTTATCTACCGCCTACCAAAAAGTGATATTGGCAAAATACCTCCGGTTCCACACCTGTAAACGAACAATTTGAAATCGTCgtattatcacataaaaaataatacattgaaCTTTAACGACTTAAgtttaacttaatattaagcgacttaatatttaacttaagcATCCTTGATTTTCTGGACTTTAAAACTTCTACTTTACCTAAAACCTCCGGTCTGTATAACCTTCGTAAAATTTATAAGAGTACGTTACCCAAATTTATTATTCGAAATCATCTCTAATGTCTATTACAAGATGTTTTCAAATCGAAACGGCGTTAAGTAACTAAACCGCTATCTATCTCTGTAACAAATGCAACATTACGCTCTGAGTTATAACATTCTACATGTCAAAGACAAATTTTACcgtgtatacatatatttaaagaataaataaattgtaaatagaaCAGATTAAATATACCGATTTAGATTCACGATAAACCCGTGTAAcacttactgtaaataaaatgaaaaaaaaaactgttacatattttcataaaaatgttgagAAAGGTAGATGAAATTACGCAGTGATTCTTTTCagagtcaaaaaataaaaagaatgtcaaaaaaaaatgatctttttatatattgtataaaaataaaactataattttttgaaagcgATCTGACATATGTTAACCTGCTGgactaaacttttttaaaaatcttctacaGTTGCACATTTCATTCACAAAGAATTGAGGCTttcagataagtaaaaaaaaaaaaaaatcaaattttaatgtacTGGTAATGTATTGAGATTCAAGCCGAAGAATTCTTCATACGCATgaatctttttgttttgtttaaaactactCTGGGTTTACAAAACTGAAGTTTAACAAATCTCGAGtggattaattatttatcaatcaaattattttaacgtaGCATCCAAATATGGCCAAATTTTCGAATTATCTTCGGATTTCTTCTAGGAATTCTTATTCTGGTATTCCTGTTACAGacgttgatttattattaatattatttgatatagcTATTTAAATTCCTACTAAAGTACATAGTAATGCATACTATGCATTACTATGCAAGATTCAAGCATTTAGATTCAAGCAGGATTCAAGTTTTAGAGCTGGCAGTACATATCTATACTGCCAGCTTTCAaacaaagaacttaaaaaaaatggcaTATGCAGATTAAAATATCGAAAAATGCGCAATCTGTGATTCAATTCGTTTCTAAAAAGTTGGAATacatttcaaagaaatataaaatgagttatgtattacattttattaaaaaaatacaaattatgtaatatctttttcattaccgctaatttaaaattaacgccTTCAGTTTTTATTAGGCTTACTTACCTTATAGTAACTCAGAAGGCTTTTCAACGcctaactatttattaattaacaattttttttttttttgatagcaaTGTGCAAGAGTATCCGTATTCTATAGCAGTGATTCTTTATAGAACTACACGgcggtaatttaaataataaataaaaatggcttcaaaaaaataaagatttatctcGCTCAGAATATTATATtgccaaaaaataaagaataatgttcatatatatatatatatataatattaaaaagttattaaaagaaatattacgcaataacctaaataatatattacacgtACATATAGAAATGAAGGAATAGTATTCCCtttgtttgattttttcctttttatatgtttataatggGCCGAGTTACAGTGCGAGCTCCAAAATATTTTGACCTTGACCGGGGACTGAACCGGTGGCCTTGAGATCTAGTGTTGATTATGTTGACACCACCACCACACCACTAGCTAAAAGCTTACcactacaaaaagtaaaataaaaaaaaagtcataactaaaaagaatataatttatatattttaaaatttaacgctAAATTTGATTTAGGAATGTGATTCGTTtgaaaaagaatcataaaaaagtaattttttacagaaaaacagaTATAGGAAAATGTTGTTatgaaaaatttcaccaaaatatttGTGACAATTTATCAAGTTCTACtgattgtactatttttttatcgatgaatTTAAAGTGTAACTTGCCTCatagcaacaataaaaaatagtaaaaggtggtcttatttttctttccttgatcaattttctgTCAATTTATACACTTTCCTCTAATTTCcgcagcatttaaaaaataaataatattatcctgTTTTTATTcaacgtttttaatttaatttatgcctGTATGAtgcacacaaaaaataatattttaaatatattttttttaaacttgcagttatcaattttttcaaattaggaTGTTTTAggcaaatatttttccatttataggCCGATTATATCACTGATACGTTCATTTTTATAAGCCTTTCAaggacaaaattattataatgaaaatgaagtggtattcgaaaaaaaaaatttaaactactaTATTAACTGCTGGAGAAGAAAACATATAAACGTTACGTAATAATCTGCATTACAGTGCTCCTATTCCTGTCgctacttttaagaaaaaaaggaaccGTTTAATCATTTTCTCATGGGACTTACATTTACACACATTTACTTACACTG encodes:
- the LOC142322786 gene encoding uncharacterized protein LOC142322786, with amino-acid sequence MDELLLSVLFADDVGLASESVAVLQDVFSRWKCALESHGLKISESKPEYMFLPFSDAQATSPDIMLNGRVMPKCTSFKYLGSILNQRGGCEQDVNHRITVAWLKWQQISTVLCGKRVPPKLKGRMYTTVIRPALTYGAKRWTRYEQFGQDLTTAEMKMCRMSLGVTKLDRIRSERIRGSLQIKESAAEKFSRDRNDWFERVDSQHP